In Chloroflexota bacterium, one DNA window encodes the following:
- a CDS encoding proline--tRNA ligase, with protein sequence MRLTRAFFQTLRQAPADAELISHQYLLRAGFIRPLASGIFSYLPLARRAMDKIEAIIRQEMNAIGGQEITMPVVHPAELWQASGRWDAAYPELVHWQDRAKRDMTLAITHEEVVADLAKREISSYRQLPQLVYHIQTKFRDEPRARGGLIRVREFTMKDSYSLDIDEEGLDRQFRAHWQAYHNIFHRAGLNVMTVGADVGIMGGSQSLEFIVFTEKGEDTLLLCDQCGYAANREVATFRKPKPPQIEPAPLEKVATPDCKTIDDVASFLGVPTNQTAKAIFFVAEFAGQKRDELFVFAVTRGDMDVNETKLRQAIQAKSLRPAVEQEIRAIGAEPGYASPIGVQHCLVIVDDLVAATPNLVTGANDEGYHLRNVTSGRDFQPDVIADITAAAAGDPCPHCGHALQTERGVEVGNIFKLGTHFSQALGATFHAADGSLLPIVMGSYGIGVGRMLATVAETHNDDYGLIWPVSIAPFHVHLVVLPRKAPEAVETADWLYDELRAAGIEVFYDDRDDASPGVKFNDADLIGLPLRITVGARALKQGGVELKRRDQKERQLIPLDQVLATVRQQLDILQREVDALVIDVPYPGPD encoded by the coding sequence ATGCGTTTGACCCGCGCTTTCTTCCAAACCCTCCGCCAGGCACCAGCTGACGCGGAACTGATCAGCCACCAGTACCTGTTGCGTGCCGGTTTTATCCGTCCGCTGGCTTCCGGGATATTCTCCTACCTGCCGCTGGCCCGCCGCGCTATGGATAAAATCGAAGCCATAATCCGCCAGGAGATGAACGCCATTGGCGGACAGGAAATCACTATGCCGGTGGTGCATCCAGCTGAACTGTGGCAGGCTTCCGGCCGCTGGGATGCTGCCTACCCGGAGTTGGTCCATTGGCAAGACCGGGCTAAACGAGACATGACCCTGGCGATCACCCATGAGGAGGTGGTGGCCGATCTGGCGAAGCGGGAGATCAGCTCCTATCGCCAGTTGCCCCAACTGGTCTACCACATCCAAACCAAGTTTCGGGACGAGCCCCGGGCGCGCGGTGGGCTGATACGCGTCCGGGAGTTTACGATGAAAGACTCCTATTCTCTGGACATCGATGAAGAGGGATTGGATCGCCAATTTCGAGCGCATTGGCAGGCCTATCACAATATCTTCCACCGCGCTGGCCTGAATGTAATGACCGTCGGCGCCGACGTGGGCATCATGGGCGGCAGCCAGTCCCTGGAATTCATAGTCTTCACCGAAAAAGGTGAGGACACCCTGCTCCTGTGCGATCAGTGTGGCTACGCGGCCAATCGGGAAGTTGCCACCTTCCGCAAACCGAAGCCACCTCAGATCGAGCCGGCCCCGCTGGAAAAGGTCGCCACCCCCGATTGCAAAACCATCGACGATGTGGCTTCCTTTCTCGGCGTGCCAACCAACCAGACGGCCAAGGCGATCTTCTTTGTGGCAGAATTCGCCGGGCAAAAAAGGGATGAGCTGTTTGTTTTCGCTGTTACCCGCGGTGACATGGACGTCAATGAAACAAAGCTCCGGCAGGCGATCCAGGCAAAAAGCCTCCGGCCGGCTGTTGAGCAGGAGATTCGAGCGATCGGCGCTGAGCCCGGCTACGCGTCGCCCATCGGCGTCCAACACTGCCTGGTGATCGTCGATGACCTGGTGGCAGCAACGCCTAATCTGGTAACGGGCGCCAACGACGAGGGATATCACCTGCGCAACGTCACCAGTGGCAGGGATTTTCAGCCGGATGTCATCGCGGACATCACGGCTGCTGCTGCCGGCGACCCATGTCCGCACTGTGGTCATGCCCTGCAGACCGAGCGTGGTGTGGAGGTGGGAAACATCTTCAAACTGGGGACACACTTTTCGCAGGCGCTGGGCGCCACTTTCCACGCCGCGGATGGGTCGTTATTACCGATTGTCATGGGATCCTACGGCATCGGGGTAGGCCGCATGTTGGCGACCGTCGCCGAAACCCACAACGACGACTATGGCCTGATCTGGCCGGTTAGCATCGCCCCCTTCCATGTCCATCTGGTGGTGCTGCCCCGCAAGGCGCCCGAGGCGGTCGAAACGGCGGATTGGCTCTACGACGAGCTTCGAGCGGCAGGGATCGAGGTCTTTTACGATGATCGGGATGACGCCAGTCCTGGCGTGAAATTCAACGATGCCGATCTGATCGGCTTGCCCTTGCGCATCACCGTGGGCGCCCGAGCGTTGAAACAGGGAGGGGTAGAACTCAAACGACGGGATCAAAAGGAACGGCAACTGATCCCGCTGGATCAGGTACTCGCCACGGTCAGGCAGCAGCTCGACATTCTGCAGCGGGAGGTCGATGCGCTGGTGATCGATGTTCCCTACCCTGGTCCCGATTGA
- the proS gene encoding proline--tRNA ligase yields the protein MASRVTPRSEDYSRWYLDVIREADLAENSPVRGCMVIKPYGYQLWEAVQGGLDSRFKATGHVNAYFPLFIPKSFLEKEKDHIEGFSPELAVVTIGGGSELTEPLVVRPTSETIIGHMYSQWIQSYRDLPVLINQWANVVRWEMRTRPFLRTLEFLWQEGHTAHATSEEAVAETLQMLDVYADFAINDAAIPVIQGVKSERERFAGAVDSYTIEAMMGNGWALQAGTSHFLGQNFARAFDIKFLDESNEQQFAWTTSWGVSTRMVGAVIMAHGDDQGLRLPPVMAPIQAVVVPIFRKAKEEQAVMPLAHRVVAQLKEAGIRVHLDDRDGLTPGFKYNDWEMRGVPVRVEIGPRDVKKNAVVLARRDIRRDQEQDDGPKAKVFGIPVDGVDQAVKELLSDIQASLLQQATDFREENTHTGISSYQQFRETLDSEGGFLRVHWAGTAEEEDQVKADTKATIRCFPLDAEEGEGVCFFTGQKTDRVAIFARAY from the coding sequence ATGGCATCTCGAGTTACACCACGCAGCGAGGACTATTCCCGCTGGTATCTGGACGTCATTCGCGAGGCCGATTTGGCCGAAAACTCGCCCGTTCGCGGCTGTATGGTTATCAAGCCTTACGGATACCAGTTGTGGGAAGCCGTTCAGGGTGGCCTCGATAGCCGATTCAAGGCTACCGGACACGTCAACGCCTATTTCCCCTTATTCATTCCCAAGAGTTTCCTGGAGAAGGAAAAGGACCACATCGAAGGATTCTCGCCGGAACTGGCGGTCGTCACCATTGGCGGCGGCTCAGAACTGACCGAGCCCCTGGTCGTCCGCCCTACATCGGAGACAATTATCGGGCATATGTACAGCCAGTGGATCCAGAGCTACCGCGACCTGCCTGTGCTGATCAACCAGTGGGCCAACGTGGTGCGCTGGGAAATGCGCACGCGGCCTTTCCTGCGGACCCTGGAGTTCCTTTGGCAGGAGGGGCATACAGCCCATGCCACATCAGAAGAAGCTGTTGCCGAAACCCTGCAGATGCTGGATGTCTACGCCGATTTCGCCATCAACGATGCAGCCATTCCGGTGATCCAGGGGGTCAAGAGCGAACGGGAACGCTTTGCCGGCGCCGTTGACAGCTACACCATCGAAGCAATGATGGGCAATGGCTGGGCCCTTCAGGCCGGCACCAGCCACTTTCTCGGCCAAAACTTCGCCAGGGCTTTCGATATCAAATTCCTGGATGAAAGCAACGAACAGCAATTTGCCTGGACGACCAGTTGGGGAGTAAGTACCCGCATGGTGGGCGCGGTGATCATGGCCCACGGCGATGATCAAGGACTGCGCCTGCCGCCGGTGATGGCGCCCATTCAGGCAGTGGTGGTCCCCATTTTCCGCAAGGCGAAGGAAGAGCAGGCTGTCATGCCACTCGCTCACCGGGTGGTGGCCCAGCTCAAGGAAGCGGGAATCCGCGTACATCTGGACGACCGGGATGGCCTCACGCCTGGTTTCAAGTACAACGACTGGGAAATGCGGGGGGTGCCTGTGCGAGTCGAGATCGGTCCCCGCGACGTCAAGAAAAACGCTGTGGTTCTTGCCCGCCGCGATATCCGCCGCGACCAGGAACAGGATGATGGCCCCAAAGCCAAGGTGTTCGGCATCCCGGTCGACGGCGTCGATCAGGCAGTCAAGGAATTGCTGAGCGACATACAGGCCAGTCTTCTGCAGCAGGCCACCGACTTCCGGGAGGAGAATACCCACACCGGCATCTCTTCCTACCAGCAATTCAGGGAAACTCTCGATAGCGAGGGAGGTTTCCTGCGAGTTCATTGGGCAGGCACTGCCGAGGAGGAAGACCAGGTGAAGGCCGATACCAAGGCGACCATTCGCTGCTTCCCACTGGATGCAGAGGAAGGTGAGGGAGTCTGTTTCTTCACCGGCCAGAAAACTGATCGCGTGGCGATCTTCGCCAGAGCGTATTAG
- a CDS encoding LOG family protein, whose amino-acid sequence MEQQPTSPQIVTLFGGARVSDDSQLYADSLLLGRLLADEGYAVATGGYMGTMEAALKGALEAGGKTIGYTCVTFDDKLEPNPWVREERKCATLPDRIQRMAIESAAFIIVHGGLGTLAELTVVWNMMLIAEIPVRPLIIVGPEWPQVVYSTYNWTQLGSSALALLTFTDTPQDAIDVLTRNSSAEQDA is encoded by the coding sequence ATGGAACAACAACCCACATCACCGCAAATAGTCACCCTGTTTGGCGGCGCCAGAGTCTCAGATGACAGCCAACTCTACGCCGACTCTCTCTTGCTGGGCCGGCTGCTGGCCGATGAAGGCTATGCCGTTGCAACCGGCGGGTATATGGGAACCATGGAAGCCGCTTTGAAGGGCGCCCTTGAAGCCGGCGGCAAAACCATCGGCTATACCTGCGTCACGTTTGACGACAAGCTGGAACCCAATCCCTGGGTACGCGAGGAGCGCAAGTGCGCAACACTGCCAGATCGTATCCAACGCATGGCAATCGAGAGCGCTGCCTTTATCATCGTGCACGGGGGACTTGGCACCCTGGCGGAATTGACGGTGGTGTGGAATATGATGTTGATCGCAGAAATACCGGTGCGGCCTTTGATCATCGTGGGACCGGAGTGGCCCCAGGTGGTCTACTCGACCTACAACTGGACCCAGTTAGGCTCATCCGCCCTGGCACTCCTGACCTTCACCGACACACCACAGGATGCAATCGACGTACTGACCCGAAACTCCAGCGCAGAACAAGACGCCTGA
- a CDS encoding metallophosphoesterase: protein MKVLAISDKIDPLIYSPRIRSLVGPVELVLGCGDLAPYYLDYVISMLDVPCFWVYGNHASGAEFRQEGMHEGYRRHPMDIHGRVVVEQGLVIAGLEGSIRYNSNPRFQYTQTEMRLNTWKLIPAMLWQRARLGRHLDILVAHSPPAGIHDGSDRAHQGFESFLWLMRTFRPRYLLHGHKHVYRSDEVTETRYHDTTVINVYPWKVLDL, encoded by the coding sequence ATGAAAGTCCTGGCCATTAGCGACAAGATCGATCCACTCATTTATAGCCCGCGCATCCGCTCACTGGTGGGACCAGTTGAGCTTGTGCTGGGTTGCGGTGACCTTGCTCCCTACTATCTGGACTACGTTATCAGCATGTTGGACGTTCCCTGCTTCTGGGTGTATGGAAACCATGCTTCCGGCGCAGAATTCCGCCAGGAAGGCATGCATGAGGGTTACCGGCGGCATCCGATGGATATCCACGGGCGGGTCGTCGTCGAACAGGGATTGGTCATCGCCGGCCTGGAGGGCTCGATCCGCTACAACAGCAATCCTCGCTTCCAGTATACCCAGACTGAAATGCGTCTGAATACCTGGAAACTGATCCCCGCGATGTTGTGGCAAAGAGCGCGCCTTGGCCGCCACCTGGATATTCTGGTGGCCCACAGTCCGCCCGCAGGCATTCACGATGGCAGCGACCGGGCCCACCAGGGCTTCGAAAGTTTTCTGTGGCTAATGCGCACCTTTCGTCCCCGCTATCTGCTCCATGGGCACAAACATGTTTACAGGTCAGATGAAGTGACCGAAACCCGATACCACGATACAACCGTCATCAATGTCTATCCCTGGAAAGTTCTCGATCTTTAG
- a CDS encoding phospholipase D-like domain-containing protein has protein sequence MSTRFFLLILLVSAALAITTNPVPDNNITPFQAQPVSPLNDHQTFLPLISSHHPSLHITALYYDTVTRNEPDEAFRLRNASRNAIDLAGYRVSDGRRTVVFPQLTLDSHASLWCSREATAFSLVFGLMPDCEYGADTDPGVPNLSGTPLRFSNSGGQIILSDPAGSVVDVLVYENGDQDQPGWIGPALMPYSPSNAFPAEGQILYRKLSLPAAGQVSDTNTSSDWAQDPNDHLAGRRVQYPGWDLERFSRPVQITSSATFTISLGPDNLFEMVRDTLATAQESIILEVHTFKHIALAELLANKARDNVSVTLLLEGGPVGGIDDQERYVSQMIEEAGGQVWFMVSDRNDASDRYAYQHAKFAVVDERILLVSTENMGPASMPDDDKSDGTVGRRGAALATDSVELVARAREIFHADFDPVHHRDLFRWTESDPRYGAPPAGFQPDNETGGDAYQLIHSQPLVLSGSFSGQLIQAPESSLLPPEAGGILGMVAQAGQGDIVLVEQLYERVHWGSAADVPETAPNLRLQAYIDAARRGAQVRILLDSYFSYGQNAQTVGYLHQIAFDESLDLRARLGNPAGLGLHNKMVLVENDHQGWLHLGSINGSEASSKMNRELALQVRSNQGYAYLAAAFWADWQAAGGEGDR, from the coding sequence ATGTCGACGCGTTTTTTCCTGCTGATTCTTCTGGTTTCGGCTGCTCTGGCTATCACTACGAACCCGGTCCCGGATAACAACATCACGCCATTTCAGGCACAACCTGTGAGCCCATTGAACGACCATCAGACCTTTCTGCCCTTGATCAGCAGTCACCACCCCTCGCTTCATATCACTGCCCTCTACTACGACACCGTTACTCGCAACGAACCCGATGAGGCCTTTCGTCTCCGCAACGCAAGCCGAAACGCTATCGATCTTGCGGGGTACAGGGTCAGCGATGGTCGGCGCACCGTTGTATTCCCCCAGCTGACTCTGGACTCCCATGCCAGCCTATGGTGCAGCCGGGAGGCCACAGCCTTTTCGTTGGTATTCGGCCTGATGCCAGACTGCGAGTATGGCGCCGATACCGATCCAGGCGTTCCCAACCTGTCTGGCACCCCCCTTCGATTCAGCAATTCAGGGGGGCAGATCATCCTTTCCGATCCAGCCGGCAGCGTCGTGGATGTCCTGGTCTACGAAAACGGAGACCAGGATCAGCCCGGCTGGATCGGCCCTGCCTTGATGCCCTACTCCCCCAGCAATGCCTTTCCCGCCGAAGGGCAGATCCTCTATCGCAAGTTGAGTTTGCCCGCTGCAGGACAGGTCAGCGACACAAACACATCGAGCGACTGGGCCCAGGATCCCAATGATCACCTGGCCGGACGCCGGGTACAGTATCCTGGCTGGGACCTGGAACGCTTCAGCCGCCCAGTTCAGATCACCAGCAGCGCCACGTTTACCATCTCTCTCGGCCCGGATAATCTCTTCGAAATGGTTCGCGACACCCTGGCCACCGCTCAAGAAAGTATCATCCTTGAAGTACACACCTTCAAACATATCGCCCTCGCGGAACTTCTGGCCAACAAGGCCAGGGACAATGTGTCTGTAACCTTGTTGCTGGAGGGTGGTCCCGTGGGAGGCATCGACGATCAGGAGCGCTACGTTTCCCAGATGATCGAAGAAGCCGGTGGACAGGTCTGGTTCATGGTGAGTGATCGCAACGATGCCAGCGATCGTTATGCCTATCAACACGCTAAGTTCGCCGTGGTAGACGAGCGCATTCTACTCGTCAGCACGGAAAACATGGGACCCGCTTCCATGCCCGATGATGACAAATCTGATGGCACAGTTGGACGCCGGGGCGCTGCCCTGGCAACAGATTCGGTCGAACTTGTAGCCCGCGCTCGTGAGATCTTCCACGCTGACTTTGATCCCGTGCACCATCGCGATCTCTTCCGCTGGACCGAATCCGATCCTCGCTATGGCGCGCCCCCGGCCGGATTCCAACCCGACAATGAGACAGGCGGCGACGCCTATCAGTTGATTCACAGCCAACCGCTGGTATTATCGGGCTCTTTCTCAGGACAACTGATCCAGGCGCCCGAATCGAGTCTTCTGCCACCCGAGGCTGGAGGGATTCTGGGTATGGTTGCTCAGGCAGGCCAGGGTGACATCGTTCTTGTCGAACAGCTCTACGAACGGGTGCACTGGGGCAGCGCTGCCGACGTCCCCGAGACCGCACCCAACCTTCGATTGCAGGCATACATCGACGCAGCCCGCCGGGGCGCCCAGGTAAGAATCCTGCTCGACAGCTACTTTTCTTATGGGCAAAACGCGCAAACAGTTGGCTATCTACACCAAATTGCCTTCGACGAAAGCCTGGATCTCAGGGCGCGCCTGGGAAATCCAGCCGGGTTGGGCCTGCACAACAAGATGGTACTGGTGGAAAATGACCATCAGGGCTGGCTCCACCTGGGAAGCATCAACGGCAGTGAAGCATCCTCCAAGATGAATCGGGAACTGGCCCTGCAGGTCCGGTCAAATCAGGGGTACGCCTATCTGGCTGCGGCGTTCTGGGCCGATTGGCAAGCAGCCGGCGGTGAAGGTGACCGTTGA
- a CDS encoding bifunctional sulfate adenylyltransferase/adenylylsulfate kinase, giving the protein MNPQLISPYGGELVNLMVSPEEQEALKAYASDLPSLQISQRAECDLELLAVGAFSPLDRFMGQEDLQRVLDEMRLTNGYLFPIPVTLPVNPDATSIAGQSATLSLDQDIALRNSKNELLAVMTVEEIYDWDLAEIAEKAFGTQDLRHPLVAEMHRWGKVNISGRLRVLNLPKHYDFQDLRLTPTQTRARLARLSHQNVVAFQTRNPLHRVHEELTKRATEEIDGALLLHPVVGMTKPGDVDHFTRVRTYKALTSRYYDPDRILLSLLPLAMRMAGPREALWHALIRRNYGANHLIVGRDHAGPGNDSQGNPIYGPYDAQEMVAEYSDEIGVKMVPFRMLVYLPDEERYEEVTKVPEASRTAAISGTQVREEYLNNGKKLPDWFTRPEVADILAETYPPRHKQGVCIWFTGLSGSGKSTTAEVLTVLLQEHGRQVTVLDGDVVRTHLSKGLGFSKDDRDINIRRIGFVSAELVRHGGTAVCAAVSPYRATRNDVRNLVGKDHFVEVFVDTPLAVCEQRDVKGLYAKARRGEIKGFTGIDDPYEAPNNAELMLDTVRNTPEENAHVILNYLIDQGLVRTTERETPMVAQKSGGIA; this is encoded by the coding sequence ATGAATCCACAATTGATTTCTCCCTATGGTGGCGAGCTAGTAAATCTGATGGTGTCGCCCGAGGAGCAGGAGGCGTTGAAAGCCTATGCAAGCGATCTGCCTTCCCTGCAGATCTCTCAGCGGGCCGAATGCGATCTGGAATTATTGGCAGTGGGCGCCTTTTCCCCCCTGGATCGTTTCATGGGGCAGGAGGATCTGCAGCGGGTGCTGGATGAAATGCGCTTGACAAATGGCTACCTTTTCCCGATTCCGGTGACTTTACCGGTCAATCCCGATGCCACGTCGATTGCGGGGCAATCGGCAACTCTGAGTCTGGATCAGGACATCGCATTGCGCAATTCCAAAAACGAGCTTCTGGCCGTCATGACGGTCGAGGAGATCTACGACTGGGATCTGGCCGAGATAGCTGAAAAGGCCTTCGGTACTCAGGATCTTCGCCATCCCCTGGTGGCTGAGATGCACCGTTGGGGCAAAGTCAACATCTCGGGCAGGCTGCGGGTGCTCAATCTACCCAAACACTACGATTTCCAGGACCTGAGGCTGACGCCCACGCAGACCAGGGCACGCCTGGCCCGGCTGAGCCACCAGAATGTTGTGGCCTTCCAGACAAGGAATCCGCTGCACCGGGTTCACGAGGAACTCACCAAGCGCGCCACTGAGGAAATCGACGGGGCACTTTTGCTGCATCCGGTTGTTGGCATGACCAAGCCGGGCGACGTGGACCATTTCACCCGCGTTCGAACCTACAAAGCCCTGACCAGCCGTTACTACGACCCCGATCGCATTCTGTTGTCCCTGCTTCCGTTGGCCATGCGCATGGCGGGGCCCCGCGAAGCACTCTGGCATGCCCTGATTCGCCGCAACTATGGGGCAAATCACCTGATAGTCGGGCGTGATCACGCCGGGCCTGGCAATGACTCCCAGGGCAATCCGATCTACGGCCCCTACGATGCCCAGGAAATGGTGGCTGAGTACTCCGATGAGATCGGGGTGAAGATGGTGCCCTTCCGTATGTTGGTCTACCTGCCCGACGAGGAACGCTATGAGGAGGTGACCAAGGTGCCCGAAGCCAGCCGCACCGCTGCCATCTCTGGCACCCAGGTGCGGGAAGAGTACCTGAACAACGGCAAAAAACTACCCGATTGGTTCACCCGTCCCGAGGTTGCCGATATTCTGGCCGAGACCTACCCGCCGCGCCACAAGCAGGGAGTGTGTATTTGGTTCACCGGCCTCAGCGGCTCAGGCAAGTCCACCACCGCCGAAGTACTGACGGTACTGCTTCAGGAGCATGGCAGGCAGGTGACGGTACTCGACGGAGATGTGGTCCGCACCCACCTGTCGAAGGGACTGGGCTTCAGCAAGGACGATCGCGATATCAACATCCGGCGCATAGGCTTTGTGTCGGCCGAGTTGGTGCGCCATGGTGGCACCGCCGTCTGCGCGGCCGTCAGCCCCTACCGCGCTACTCGCAACGACGTGCGCAACCTGGTGGGCAAGGATCACTTCGTGGAGGTCTTCGTCGACACGCCGCTGGCCGTGTGTGAGCAGCGGGATGTCAAGGGGCTCTATGCCAAGGCTCGCCGTGGTGAGATCAAGGGCTTCACCGGGATCGACGATCCCTACGAGGCTCCCAACAACGCCGAGTTGATGCTGGATACAGTGCGAAACACGCCTGAGGAAAACGCCCATGTCATCCTCAACTACCTGATCGACCAGGGTCTGGTCAGGACCACAGAACGGGAGACCCCGATGGTAGCCCAGAAAAGTGGCGGAATCGCCTAA
- a CDS encoding GDP-mannose 4,6-dehydratase, translating to MQRALITGGAGFIGSHLAQALLQRGWQVTVIDDLSTGSFANIEHLVGHPHFGYAIESITNEMVLDRLASECGTIFHLAAAVGVKLIIQAPVHTIETNVMGTEAVLKTALRYRARVLIASTSEVYGKGTRVPFREDDDVVLGPTSRSRWSYAASKMVDEFLALAYGSEHGLPITIFRLFNTVGPRQSGRYGMVIPRFVRQALQEEPLTVYGDGQQTRCFCNVSDSVTGIVGLAEAPQALGRVFNLGGTDEISILDLAHRVLKIVHPTARDWQDRLTFIPYSEAYAAGFEDMQRRVPDITRIQETIGWQPQISLDDTIRQVVATYQ from the coding sequence ATGCAGCGGGCACTGATCACAGGTGGGGCCGGTTTTATCGGCTCCCATCTTGCGCAAGCACTTTTGCAGCGCGGGTGGCAGGTTACCGTGATCGATGACCTGTCCACCGGCTCCTTTGCCAACATCGAGCACCTTGTTGGCCATCCACACTTCGGTTATGCCATCGAGAGCATTACGAATGAGATGGTGCTCGACCGCCTGGCCAGCGAGTGCGGCACGATTTTTCACCTGGCCGCCGCTGTCGGGGTCAAACTGATTATTCAGGCGCCAGTCCATACGATCGAAACAAATGTCATGGGAACTGAGGCCGTCCTGAAAACCGCCCTGCGCTACCGGGCCAGGGTACTGATTGCCTCCACGTCCGAGGTCTACGGCAAGGGCACCAGGGTGCCATTCCGTGAGGATGACGATGTGGTTCTGGGACCCACCTCGCGCAGCCGTTGGTCCTATGCAGCCTCCAAAATGGTCGATGAGTTCCTGGCCCTGGCCTATGGCAGCGAGCATGGACTACCCATCACCATCTTTCGGCTGTTCAACACGGTGGGACCCCGTCAATCAGGCCGCTATGGCATGGTGATCCCCCGCTTTGTCAGACAGGCCCTGCAAGAGGAGCCGCTTACCGTCTATGGCGATGGCCAGCAGACCCGCTGTTTCTGCAATGTATCGGATTCTGTCACAGGTATCGTTGGGCTGGCCGAGGCTCCCCAGGCATTGGGTCGCGTCTTCAATCTTGGCGGAACCGACGAGATCAGCATTCTCGATCTGGCCCATCGGGTGTTGAAGATCGTGCACCCGACTGCTCGGGATTGGCAAGATCGTTTAACCTTCATTCCCTACTCGGAGGCTTATGCGGCCGGGTTTGAGGACATGCAACGACGGGTCCCTGATATCACCCGGATTCAGGAGACCATCGGTTGGCAGCCTCAAATCTCGCTGGATGACACGATCCGGCAGGTGGTCGCAACTTACCAGTAG